ACGAAGGTGATGTCCGTCGCCGTCATCACGTCGATCTCGGCGCCGTAGGGCACGCAGACCAGGACCCCCGTCGCCGAGACGTCGAGGGTGCGCACGTCGACCGCGCCGTCGCGCTCGGCGATCTCCAGCGTCGCCGTCGCGCCCACCGGGCGGCGCTGCGCGCGCGGCTGCCAGAAGTGGGCGAGCAGCGCCTCGAGCTCCGCGCGGACCTGCGGCCCTCGCTCGGAGCGGAGCATCTCGGCCAGGATGGGGTACGTCTCGGCGTCGACCACGGCTTCCCAGCCACGGGCCCAGAGCGGGCGAGTCGACGGGGTGCGGGGCGCGTTCGACGAGTGAGCAGGCTGCACGTTCGGTCCTCCTGCCGGACCTCAACGGCGGCTCCGACCCTCGCTGAAGCCCGCGGCGGGCGCGACTCGTCCGCGGGCCCCGCGCCCGCTACGATCTCCCGGCGTGCTCGACTTCGACGTGCGATGGGCCCTGCTCGCCCTCTTCTTCTTCCCGGCTTGTGATTCGACGGTGGAGCCCGTCGACGCGGGGCTCGACGCGTTCGTGCCCGCGCCGGTCGACGCGCGCGTCGGGCTCGACGCCCGACCCGACGCGACCCCGCCCGAGGAGGACGCCGCTCCGCCGGACGACGACGCCGGCCCCTCGGACGCCGGCCCGCCGTTGCCCTCGCCCGTCTTCGTCGACGTCACCGTGGCGGCGGGCCTCTCGTCGCCCCACCGCAAGCCGGCGACCTGCGTCATGTCGCCCGACGACACCTGCGAGATCGACCACATGACCGGCGGCGCCGCGGTGGGCGACTTCGACGCGGACGGGTGGCCCGATCTCTTCGTGACCAACCTCGAGGGGCCCGACCATCTCTACCGCAACCTCGGCGACGGCACCTTCGTCGACGTCGCGGCGAGCACGGGGCTGGCCGCCTTCCCCCGGCACAGCAACGGCGCCGCCTTCGTCGACGTGGACGACGACGGAGACCTCGACCTCTACGTGACCTCGATCGCGGGGCCGGACGACGCGGAGAACGGCCGCGCGCACCTCTTCATCCAGGACGGCGGCGTCTTCACCGAGGACGCGGTCGCGCGCGGCGCGGCGCTGAACCAGGGCGGGCCGCTCTTCGGCGGCGAGAGCGTCGCGGTGGGCGACTACGACCGCGACGGCTACCCCGACCTCCACGTCACCGAGTGGCTGGCCATCCGCCAGCTCCAGCCGCGCACGCGCCTGCTCCGGAACCGCGGCGCGGGGCTGCCCGGCCACTACACCGACGTCACCGCCAGCGTCGGCGCGCTGACCTACTCCCAGGAGTGCTGGGAGAGCCGCGTGCGGTGCTCGAGCTACGCCTTCGCCTCGGCGTTCACGGACCTCGACGACGACGGCTGGCAGGACCTGATCGTGATCAGCGACTTCGGGACCAGCCGCGTCTTCTGGAACCAGCGCGACGGCACGTTCGAGTTCGGCTTCCGCACCTCCAACATCGGCGGGGACGAGAACGGCATGGGCTCCACCGTCGGCGACGTCGACGGGGACGGAGACCTCGACTGGTTCGTCAGCTCGATCTGGGATCCGATGTTCACGTGCGCGCGCGAGCCCTGCAGCTGGGGCGCGAGCGGCAACCGCCTCTTCCGGAACGAGGGCAGTCGTGAGCTGGTCGACGACACCGATCGCGCCGGCGTGCGAGAGAGCGGCTGGGGGTGGGGCGCCGCGCTCTTCGACTACGACAACGACGGCGACCTCGACCTCGTCGCGGTCAACGGCGTGGACTTCCCGCACCTCTCCCTCGAGGACGCGTTCGCGGTCGAGCCCATGCGCTTCTGGGTCAATGATGGCACGGGACGTTTTCAGGAGCGCAGCGCGGCGGTGGGGCTGACGGATACGGGCCGCGGCAAGGGCCTCGTCGTCTTCGACTACGACCAGGACGGAGACCAGGATCTCTTCGTCGTGAACAACGGCGCCCTCCCGCGCCTCTACCGCAACGACGGCGGCGTCGGCGCCTGGCTGCGGCTCCGGCTGGTGGGCGTCGCGAGCAACACCGAGGCGCTCGGAGCGAGGGTCGAGGCCACCGTCGGCGCGCAGCGCATCACGCGCGAGGTCGGCAGCCCGAGCCACTTCCTCGGGCAGTCGGAGCGCGAGGTCCAGATCGGTCTCGGCCGCGCGAGTCAGGCCGACGAGATCATCGTGCGCTGGCCGAGCGGCGTGGTCACCCGGCTGACCGACGTCGCCGCGGGGCAGACGCTGGTCGTCACGGAGCCCGACGCCTGACCGAGCAGTTCACTGCGGCTGCGCCGCCTCTTCGCGCAGCTCGCGGCGCGCGTCCCACTCGTCCACCGCGCGCTCGCCGAGCTCCACGCTCGCCTTCTCCACCTCGCGCCCCAGCTCCTGGGCGGGCTCCGTCGCGGCGATGCGCAGCGTGTGCTCGAAGAGCGTGAACCGCCCCACCGGCACGAAGAAGTAGACGACGGAGACGACGGCGAGGCCGACGAGCCAGAAGAAGCCGTTGATCAGGCGGCGCATGGTCGACGCGGTCGGTGTAGCACGGCCGATCGCCGCGCGAGACCTTTCAGGCGCCTCGTCGGCGCGAGGCGTCCCGGACCCCGAGCGCGATGGCGACCACGACGACGAGCGCCTCGCCGCCCGCGCAGGTCCAGAGCGCCCACTCGTCCGCGCCGCGCGAGGTGAGCATCGCGAAGACGAAGAAGACCAGCGGCGCGGTGACCGCGGCGACGATGAGCGAGGCGAGGTGCAGATAGAAGCCGGAGGGGCTCGGCGCCCACGTCCCCGTGCCGTACCAGTAGCCGCCGTAGCCCAGGCAGAGGCCGAAGAACGCGCCGAACGCGAACGCCGCCGCGTAGCCGAACGGCCCCGACAGCGCGGAGGGCGGCCACTTCACGACCCACAGGATCGCGGCACAGAACGCGACGACGCCGAGGCCCATCACGACGCACCCGAGCCCGGAGACGAGGCGACTCATGCGAGCGAAGATAGCCGAGGTCAGGCGCCGCCGAAGTCGACGCGGATGAACTCGCTCATGAGCTTCTCCGGGATGTGCGTGCGCTCCTCCTCCGCCATGTCCCGCTCGAGGGTGCGCGCGAGGTCCTCGACGCAGTCGACCGCCTCGCACTCGCTGCACTGCTGGCGGAACAGCACCCGCTCGGTGTGCTCGAGCAGCCCCTTCTGCGCGCGGTGGGTCGCGAGCAGGCGGCGCGCCCGCTCCGGCCCCCACGCGTCGATGGTGCGCAGGGTGGGCACCAGCAGCCGCTGCTCGCGCTCGATGTGGTCGCGCACCGTGCCTATCAGGTCGCCCGTGGCCTCGGTGAGCTGGGGCAAGAGCGCGCCGTTGTTTCGCGCGAATGTCCCCATCCGGCGCACCTCCGCGATGCGCGCGCGGATGCGGTCGTGGCTCTCCAGGATCTCCGCGCGGACGCGGCTCGGGATGAGATCGTCGGGATCGTTCATGACAGTCCCCTCCGATCAGATCTCGCAGCATGCCGCATACCACCCGTGTAGGTGGGGGTAAGTGCCGTACCGTCATGTGTCACGCGTGCAGCCGCTGCCGCTCCGCGCATCACGTTCGTCCAATGACCGGCGTCTCGGGCTGGTGTACGATCGCTGCGCGGTGAGGGAGCAGGCACATGGGGAGATTGGCTTGGATCGCGTCGGCCCTCGCGCTGACGCTGGGCTTTGGGTGCGCGGCGGGTGACGCGCCTCCGGGGCGGGCCGACGCCGGCGACGGCGCGGTCACCGTCACGGACAGCGGCTTCGACGCGGGGCGCGCGGACTCGGGCGTCGACGGTGGCCCCGTCGAGGAGGTCGGGCTCTGCGAGGCTTGCGTGGTGCACCCGCAGTGCGGCTCGCTCGGGCGCTGCGTCCCGCTGACCGATGGTGAGTTCGCGTGCGCCGCGATCTGCAACCCCGACATCCCGAGCTGCCCGCGCGGCTTCGAGTGCGTCGTGCGGCCGGCGAGCCCCGACTTCCCGGTCTGCGTCCCCGTCGGTGAGCGCTGCTGCGTCGACCAGGACGCGGACGGCTACGGCCGCGGCGTCGGCTGCGACGGCGCGGACTGCGACGACGAGGACATCGACGTCAACCCGGGCGCGCTCGAGCTCTGCAACGGCGGCGACGACGACTGCGACGGGGCCATCGACGAGGAGGCCAGCGACTGCGGCGGGCAGCTCTGCCGCGCGACGGGCATGGGCTACGAGGAGGTCACCCCGGGGAGCTGCGTCGACGGCGCGTGCGTCGACGGCGCGGCCACGAGCTGCGGCC
The window above is part of the Sandaracinaceae bacterium genome. Proteins encoded here:
- a CDS encoding PilZ domain-containing protein; translation: MQPAHSSNAPRTPSTRPLWARGWEAVVDAETYPILAEMLRSERGPQVRAELEALLAHFWQPRAQRRPVGATATLEIAERDGAVDVRTLDVSATGVLVCVPYGAEIDVMTATDITFVLREGDSEVRAGAALVRVAGVDDEGARLAFRFHQPNEAFAA
- a CDS encoding CRTAC1 family protein → MLDFDVRWALLALFFFPACDSTVEPVDAGLDAFVPAPVDARVGLDARPDATPPEEDAAPPDDDAGPSDAGPPLPSPVFVDVTVAAGLSSPHRKPATCVMSPDDTCEIDHMTGGAAVGDFDADGWPDLFVTNLEGPDHLYRNLGDGTFVDVAASTGLAAFPRHSNGAAFVDVDDDGDLDLYVTSIAGPDDAENGRAHLFIQDGGVFTEDAVARGAALNQGGPLFGGESVAVGDYDRDGYPDLHVTEWLAIRQLQPRTRLLRNRGAGLPGHYTDVTASVGALTYSQECWESRVRCSSYAFASAFTDLDDDGWQDLIVISDFGTSRVFWNQRDGTFEFGFRTSNIGGDENGMGSTVGDVDGDGDLDWFVSSIWDPMFTCAREPCSWGASGNRLFRNEGSRELVDDTDRAGVRESGWGWGAALFDYDNDGDLDLVAVNGVDFPHLSLEDAFAVEPMRFWVNDGTGRFQERSAAVGLTDTGRGKGLVVFDYDQDGDQDLFVVNNGALPRLYRNDGGVGAWLRLRLVGVASNTEALGARVEATVGAQRITREVGSPSHFLGQSEREVQIGLGRASQADEIIVRWPSGVVTRLTDVAAGQTLVVTEPDA
- a CDS encoding hemerythrin domain-containing protein; translation: MNDPDDLIPSRVRAEILESHDRIRARIAEVRRMGTFARNNGALLPQLTEATGDLIGTVRDHIEREQRLLVPTLRTIDAWGPERARRLLATHRAQKGLLEHTERVLFRQQCSECEAVDCVEDLARTLERDMAEEERTHIPEKLMSEFIRVDFGGA